A genomic window from Triticum aestivum cultivar Chinese Spring unplaced genomic scaffold, IWGSC CS RefSeq v2.1 scaffold19435-4, whole genome shotgun sequence includes:
- the LOC123172991 gene encoding disease resistance protein RGA5 isoform X2, giving the protein MLLTLARRRAARNRESSRVERKRGGREAEQRRPNGAAGKGERFRRRWRARGRGRPPSTSASSSYLRRRSSNVLIRSRGRSKVRETGATISASLGAMRPLIGKLDMLLLRDAPQKCCSKRIKDRMRLLKDDVQKISSYVDELSEVEDPPPMAMCWMNEARDLSYDMEDYVDSLLFVPPEDPSLFANNIKATRSLRKWFSRVKTSQTQVISAGTLSEFRRYVQEAIQRHQRYNLHSCRTLRRRFVSHGPMILPRPYEETADIVIDGRMNEFINSLATDGDQQLKVLSVLGSACLGKTTLARVLYNRFRKQYNCRAFIRVSKKPDTKKIFCDMLSQLKRQHPLQHCREIDLIHDIKQYLQDKRYLIIIDDVWAASVWDTINHVFPKGNHGSRIITTTQIEDVALTCCCYQSEYVFEMKHLDDDHSRKLFFNRLFCSERDCPEQFKDVLDEIVETCDGLPLATVSIASVLASQPVMSIDLLTYIHRSLSSCFSASERTRQALNLSFNSLPQYLKTCLLYLSMYPEGYTILKDDLVKQWVAEGLIYTTEGQDILKDAESYLDQLIGRRFIQPICVNYNNEVLSCAVHGMVHDLIAHKSAEENFIVAIDYSQKNVPLSQKVRRLSLLFGNAKYAKIPANITKAQVRSLGFFGLLESMPCITEFKLLRVLNLQLFRHAGDDDGPVDLTGISEMFQLRYLKIAGNVCIKLPNHVLQCLEILDIADARVACVPRDIHLPNLLHLGLPVDKNLLDWINSRMSLSVERVRKLQDLHLTRSSALSSDHLNRSMSSILSLLGGHGNLKTLVVAHGSSAKNARGASDVTLSLDLLAPPLLQRFEFSPHSHIMFSRIPLWIEKHGNLRILKIAVRELQMSCVDILRGSPALTALSLYVEKAPYDKIIFDKAGFSILKYFKLRFTSDIAWIKFEKGAMPNLWKLKIVFNAIPSFEKDGTALISIEHMPGLKEISTKFGGEAPDLEYALRTLVSNHPTNPIINMPSNKTLGGEQPHRNLEEESDEILKEDPYGNLEQESDEILEEQEPDEYDERLERRQADKRISRSSDPSSRLHVPVPVGASEMGSEPDVEIPAAPTTNDNTMLSVNLEAFAKENYPSTNLESSVKEMERVAGLEDHQMEDSTQKKQSKDEADEDSSIHSPRRGSPTPPLLLKKPGKIALPSHESTMGRFLWAPAWDRDRMQIGMFKDGDGNLLVNKDGLRITPQTEEGEAPPIEPLDNHQLSIHDLEAIKVIGKGSSGTVQLVRQKWTGQFFALKVIQLNIQESIRKQLAQELKLSLSTQCQYVVTCYQCFYVNGVISIALEYMDGGSLADFLMTARTVPEAYLAAICKQVLKGLMYLHHEKRVIHRDLKPSNILINHRGEVKISDFGVSAIISSSSAQRDTFTGTFNYMAPERISGQKHGYMSDIWSLGLVMLECATGNFPYPPRGSFYELLEDVVDQPSPSAPSDQFSPEFCSFISACMQKEATNRSSAQILSAHPFLSMYDDLNVDLAVYFRTAGSPLVTFKNK; this is encoded by the exons ATGCTCTTAACACTGGCTAGGCGGCGGGCGGCTCGGAACAGAGAGAGCAGCAGAGTAGAAAGAAAGAGGGGAGGGAGAGAAGCAGAGCAGAGACGGCCAAATGGTGCGGCCGGGAAAGGCGAGCGGTTCCGCCGGAGGTGGCGCGCCCGCGGCCGCGGGAGGCCGCCCTCCACCTCGGCGTCATCGTCCTACCTCAGGCGGAGGTCGAGTA ATGTTTTGATCCGAAGCAGAGGCAGAAGCAAAGTCAGGGAGACGGGGGCCACGATCAGTGCTTCGTTGGGCGCCATGAGACCCCTTATTGGGAAGTTGGACATGCTTCTCCTTAGGGATGCTCCTCAGAAATGCTGCTCCAAGAGGATCAAGGACAGGATGCGCCTCCTCAAAGATGACGTTCAAAAGATAAGTTCCTACGTTGATGAACTATCAGAGGTGGAAGACCCTCCGCCAATGGCCATGTGCTGGATGAATGAGGCACGCGACCTGTCTTACGACATGGAGGATTACGTCGACAGCTTATTATTTGTGCCGCCTGAAGATCCCTCCCTTTTTGCCAACAACATCAAGGCCACCAGATCCCTCCGCAAATGGTTCAGTCGTGTCAAGACTTCCCAGACTCAGGTTATTAGTGCGGGAACATTATCAGAATTCAGGAGGTATGTCCAGGAGGCCATTCAACGGCACCAGAGGTATAATCTCCATTCTTGCAGAACCTTGAGGCGTAGGTTTGTGTCCCATGGCCCTATGATTCTTCCAAGGCCATATGAAGAAACTGCAGACATAGTAATCGATGGCCGGATGAATGAATTTATCAACTCACTGGCTACCGATGGGGACCAGCAGCTCAAGGTGCTTTCTGTTCTTGGATCTGCTTGTCTTGGTAAAACCACACTTGCTAGAGTGTTGTACAACAGATTTAGGAAGCAATACAATTGCCGAGCTTTCATTCGAGTATCCAAGAAGCCTGATACGAAGAAAATATTCTGTGACATGCTCTCACAACTCAAGCGGCAACATCCTCTGCAACATTGTAGGGAAATTGATCTCATTCACGATATCAAGCAATATCTACAGGATAAAAG GTATttaattattattgatgatgtatGGGCTGCATCAGTATGGGATACTATTAATCATGTTTTTCCAAAGGGTAATCATGGCAGTAGAATAATAACAACTACACAGATCGAAGATGTTGCATTAACATGTTGCTGCTATCAGTCAGAGTATGTTTTTGAGATGAAACACCTAGATGATGATCATTCTAGAAAGCTTTTCTTTAACAGACTATTTtgctctgaaagagattgtcctgaACAGTTCAAAGATGTTCTAGATGAAATTGTTGAAACATGTGATGGTTTGCCGTTAGCCACAGTTAGCATAGCAAGTGTTTTAGCAAGCCAGCCTGTCATGTCAATTGATCTTTTGACATACATCCATCGGTCGCTAAGCTCTTGTTTCTCGGCATCAGAAAGAACTAGACAAGCACTGAATCTGAGCTTTAACAGTCTTCCTCAATATTTGAAGACATGTTTGCTTTATCTTAGTATGTATCCAGAGGGCTACACAATCTTGAAGGATGATTTGGTGAAGCAATGGGTGGCTGAAGGTTTGATCTATACAACAGAAGGGCAAGACATCTTGAAAGATGCAGAGAGCTATCTCGATCAACTTATTGGTAGAAGATTCATCCAACCGATATGTGTCAACTACAACAATGAGGTGTTATCCTGTGCAGTGCATGGCATGGTACATGATCTTATTGCACACAAATCCGCAGAAGAGAATTTCATTGTGGCAATAGACTACAGCCAAAAGAATGTGCCACTCTCTCAAAAGGTCCGTCGACTATCTCTCCTCTTTGGTAATGCAAAATATGCCAAGATACCAGCAAACATCACAAAGGCACAAGTTCGGTCACTTGGATTTTTTGGATTACTCGAGTCTATGCCTTGTATTACAGAGTTCAAGCTTCTTCGTGTCCTGAACCTTCAACTGTTCCGTCATGCTGGCGATGACGATGGCCCTGTAGACCTCACTGGAATTTCAGAAATGTTTCAACTGAGATATTTGAAGATTGCAGGTAATGTCTGCATAAAACTGCCAAACCATGTGCTACAATGTTTGGAAATACTGGATATTGCGGATGCAAGAGTTGCTTGTGTTCCACGAGATATCCATTTACCAAACTTGTTACACCTTGGTCTTCCTGTTGATAAAAATCTGCTGGATTGGATTAACAGCAGGATGTCTCTCAGTGTGGAGAGAGTACGGAAGCTGCAGGATCTTCacctgaccagatcttctgcactTTCTTCTGACCATCTGAATAGAAGCATGAGTTCTATTTTATCTTTACTTGGAGGACATGGCAACCTGAAAACTTTAGTAGTGGCTCATGGCTCATCGGCTAAAAATGCTCGTGGCGCTTCAGATGTCACCCTGTCATTGGATCTCCTGGCACCCCCACTTCTCCAGAGATTTGAATTCTCGCCACATAGCCATATCATGTTCTCGCGAATTCCTCTGTGGATTGAGAAACATGGCAACCTAAGAATTTTGAAGATTGCAGTGAGGGAACTGCAGATGAGTTGTGTTGATATCCTTAGAGGATCGCCTGCCCTCACTGCTCTCTCTCTGTATGTGGAGAAGGCGCCCTACGACAAGATCATCTTTGACAAGGCTGGGTTCTCAATTCTCAAGTACTTCAAGTTGAGGTTCACGAGTGACATAGCTTGGATAAAATTTGAGAAAGGTGCAATGCCTAATCTCTGGAAGCTCAAGATAGTTTTCAATGCCATCCCCTCTTTTGAAAAAGATGGTACTGCACTCATCAGCATCGAGCATATGCCAGGCCTTAAAGAGATCTCCACAAAATTTGGGGGTGAAGCTCCTGATCTAGAGTATGCCTTGAGGACCTTGGTTAGTAATCATCCGACCAATCCTATAATTAACATGCCATCAAATAAGACTCTGGGGGGAGAACAACCACATAGGAATCTGGAGGAAGAATCAGATGAGATTCTGAAGGAAGATCCATATGGGAATCTGGAGCAAGAATCGGATGAAATTCTGGAGGAACAAGAGCCAGATGAATACGATGAGAGATTAGAGAGGCGACAGGCTGATAAAAG GATTTCAAGGTCATCAGATCCATCTTCGCGTCTACATGTTCCAG TACCAGTTGGTGCTTCTGAGATGGGAAGTGAGCCTGATGTGGAAATCCCTGCGGCACCAACTACTAATGATAATACGATGTTGTCAGTCAATCTCGAAGCATTTGCTAAGGAAAATTATCCGAGCACTAACTTGGAAAGTTCTGTAAAGGAGATGGAAAGAGTGGCAGGTTTAGAGGATCATCAGATGGAAGATAGCACACAG AAAAAGCAGAGCAAAGATGAGGCGGACGAAGACTCATCCATCCACTCACCCCGGCGAGGGAGCCCTACACCGCCGTTACTGTTGAAGAAGCCGGGCAAGATCGCTCTCCCCTCCCACGAGTCCACCATGGGCAGATTCCT CTGGGCTCCAGCGTGGGACAGGGACAGGATGCAGATCGGGATGTTCAAGGACGGCGACGGCAACCTGCTCGTCAACAAGGACGGCCTCCGCATCACCCCGCAGACCGAGGAAGGCGAG GCTCCTCCTATAGAGCCGTTAGATAACCATCAGTTGAGCATACATGATCTGGAAGCAATCAAAGTGATTGGGAAAGGTAGTAGTGGAACCGTGCAATTGGTGCGCCAGAAATGGACTGGCCAGTTTTTTGCTCTCAAG gttatacAACTCAATATTCAGGAAAGCATACGCAAGCAACTTGCCCAGGAGTTGAAATTAAGTTTGTCAACACAGTGCCAATATGTTGTCACATGCTATCAGTGTTTCTATGTCAATGGTGTTATTTCTATTGCTTTGGAGTATATGGATGGAGGCTCTCTGGCTGATTTCCTGATGACTGCTAGAACCGTTCCAGAGGCCTACCTTGCTGCAATTTGTAAGCAG GTGTTGAAAGGACTGATGTACTTGCATCATGAGAAGCGCGTTATACACCGAGATCTGAAACCATCGAATATACTAATAAATCATAGGGGTGAAGTAAAGATATCAGATTTTGGTGTTAGTGCCATCATTTCTAGTTCTTCTGCACAGCGAGATACATTTACTGGCACATTTAACTACATGGCG CCGGAAAGAATCAGTGGGCAGAAACATGGTTACATGAGTGATATATGGAGCTTGGGCCTAGTTATGCTGGAATGTGCCACTGGCAATTTCCCATATCCTCCTCGTGGTAGCTTTTATGAACTTCTTGAAGATGTTGTCGACCAACCATCACCTTCTGCACCATCAGACCAGTTTTCACCAGAGTTCTGTTCATTCATTTCTGCGTG TATGCAAAAAGAGGCCACAAATAGATCATCTGCACAAATCCTATCA GCTCATCCATTCCTCAGCATGTACGACGACCTGAATGTTGATCTTGCTGTCTACTTCAGGACTGCGGGATCTCCACTTGTCACCTTCAA GAATAAGTGA
- the LOC123172991 gene encoding disease resistance protein RGA5 isoform X4 produces the protein MLLTLARRRAARNRESSRVERKRGGREAEQRRPNGAAGKGERFRRRWRARGRGRPPSTSASSSYLRRRSSNVLIRSRGRSKVRETGATISASLGAMRPLIGKLDMLLLRDAPQKCCSKRIKDRMRLLKDDVQKISSYVDELSEVEDPPPMAMCWMNEARDLSYDMEDYVDSLLFVPPEDPSLFANNIKATRSLRKWFSRVKTSQTQVISAGTLSEFRRYVQEAIQRHQRYNLHSCRTLRRRFVSHGPMILPRPYEETADIVIDGRMNEFINSLATDGDQQLKVLSVLGSACLGKTTLARVLYNRFRKQYNCRAFIRVSKKPDTKKIFCDMLSQLKRQHPLQHCREIDLIHDIKQYLQDKRYLIIIDDVWAASVWDTINHVFPKGNHGSRIITTTQIEDVALTCCCYQSEYVFEMKHLDDDHSRKLFFNRLFCSERDCPEQFKDVLDEIVETCDGLPLATVSIASVLASQPVMSIDLLTYIHRSLSSCFSASERTRQALNLSFNSLPQYLKTCLLYLSMYPEGYTILKDDLVKQWVAEGLIYTTEGQDILKDAESYLDQLIGRRFIQPICVNYNNEVLSCAVHGMVHDLIAHKSAEENFIVAIDYSQKNVPLSQKVRRLSLLFGNAKYAKIPANITKAQVRSLGFFGLLESMPCITEFKLLRVLNLQLFRHAGDDDGPVDLTGISEMFQLRYLKIAGNVCIKLPNHVLQCLEILDIADARVACVPRDIHLPNLLHLGLPVDKNLLDWINSRMSLSVERVRKLQDLHLTRSSALSSDHLNRSMSSILSLLGGHGNLKTLVVAHGSSAKNARGASDVTLSLDLLAPPLLQRFEFSPHSHIMFSRIPLWIEKHGNLRILKIAVRELQMSCVDILRGSPALTALSLYVEKAPYDKIIFDKAGFSILKYFKLRFTSDIAWIKFEKGAMPNLWKLKIVFNAIPSFEKDGTALISIEHMPGLKEISTKFGGEAPDLEYALRTLVSNHPTNPIINMPSNKTLGGEQPHRNLEEESDEILKEDPYGNLEQESDEILEEQEPDEYDERLERRQADKRISRSSDPSSRLHVPVPVGASEMGSEPDVEIPAAPTTNDNTMLSVNLEAFAKENYPSTNLESSVKEMERVAGLEDHQMEDSTQKPGKIALPSHESTMGRFLWAPAWDRDRMQIGMFKDGDGNLLVNKDGLRITPQTEEGEAPPIEPLDNHQLSIHDLEAIKVIGKGSSGTVQLVRQKWTGQFFALKVIQLNIQESIRKQLAQELKLSLSTQCQYVVTCYQCFYVNGVISIALEYMDGGSLADFLMTARTVPEAYLAAICKQVLKGLMYLHHEKRVIHRDLKPSNILINHRGEVKISDFGVSAIISSSSAQRDTFTGTFNYMAPERISGQKHGYMSDIWSLGLVMLECATGNFPYPPRGSFYELLEDVVDQPSPSAPSDQFSPEFCSFISACMQKEATNRSSAQILSAHPFLSMYDDLNVDLAVYFRTAGSPLVTFKNK, from the exons ATGCTCTTAACACTGGCTAGGCGGCGGGCGGCTCGGAACAGAGAGAGCAGCAGAGTAGAAAGAAAGAGGGGAGGGAGAGAAGCAGAGCAGAGACGGCCAAATGGTGCGGCCGGGAAAGGCGAGCGGTTCCGCCGGAGGTGGCGCGCCCGCGGCCGCGGGAGGCCGCCCTCCACCTCGGCGTCATCGTCCTACCTCAGGCGGAGGTCGAGTA ATGTTTTGATCCGAAGCAGAGGCAGAAGCAAAGTCAGGGAGACGGGGGCCACGATCAGTGCTTCGTTGGGCGCCATGAGACCCCTTATTGGGAAGTTGGACATGCTTCTCCTTAGGGATGCTCCTCAGAAATGCTGCTCCAAGAGGATCAAGGACAGGATGCGCCTCCTCAAAGATGACGTTCAAAAGATAAGTTCCTACGTTGATGAACTATCAGAGGTGGAAGACCCTCCGCCAATGGCCATGTGCTGGATGAATGAGGCACGCGACCTGTCTTACGACATGGAGGATTACGTCGACAGCTTATTATTTGTGCCGCCTGAAGATCCCTCCCTTTTTGCCAACAACATCAAGGCCACCAGATCCCTCCGCAAATGGTTCAGTCGTGTCAAGACTTCCCAGACTCAGGTTATTAGTGCGGGAACATTATCAGAATTCAGGAGGTATGTCCAGGAGGCCATTCAACGGCACCAGAGGTATAATCTCCATTCTTGCAGAACCTTGAGGCGTAGGTTTGTGTCCCATGGCCCTATGATTCTTCCAAGGCCATATGAAGAAACTGCAGACATAGTAATCGATGGCCGGATGAATGAATTTATCAACTCACTGGCTACCGATGGGGACCAGCAGCTCAAGGTGCTTTCTGTTCTTGGATCTGCTTGTCTTGGTAAAACCACACTTGCTAGAGTGTTGTACAACAGATTTAGGAAGCAATACAATTGCCGAGCTTTCATTCGAGTATCCAAGAAGCCTGATACGAAGAAAATATTCTGTGACATGCTCTCACAACTCAAGCGGCAACATCCTCTGCAACATTGTAGGGAAATTGATCTCATTCACGATATCAAGCAATATCTACAGGATAAAAG GTATttaattattattgatgatgtatGGGCTGCATCAGTATGGGATACTATTAATCATGTTTTTCCAAAGGGTAATCATGGCAGTAGAATAATAACAACTACACAGATCGAAGATGTTGCATTAACATGTTGCTGCTATCAGTCAGAGTATGTTTTTGAGATGAAACACCTAGATGATGATCATTCTAGAAAGCTTTTCTTTAACAGACTATTTtgctctgaaagagattgtcctgaACAGTTCAAAGATGTTCTAGATGAAATTGTTGAAACATGTGATGGTTTGCCGTTAGCCACAGTTAGCATAGCAAGTGTTTTAGCAAGCCAGCCTGTCATGTCAATTGATCTTTTGACATACATCCATCGGTCGCTAAGCTCTTGTTTCTCGGCATCAGAAAGAACTAGACAAGCACTGAATCTGAGCTTTAACAGTCTTCCTCAATATTTGAAGACATGTTTGCTTTATCTTAGTATGTATCCAGAGGGCTACACAATCTTGAAGGATGATTTGGTGAAGCAATGGGTGGCTGAAGGTTTGATCTATACAACAGAAGGGCAAGACATCTTGAAAGATGCAGAGAGCTATCTCGATCAACTTATTGGTAGAAGATTCATCCAACCGATATGTGTCAACTACAACAATGAGGTGTTATCCTGTGCAGTGCATGGCATGGTACATGATCTTATTGCACACAAATCCGCAGAAGAGAATTTCATTGTGGCAATAGACTACAGCCAAAAGAATGTGCCACTCTCTCAAAAGGTCCGTCGACTATCTCTCCTCTTTGGTAATGCAAAATATGCCAAGATACCAGCAAACATCACAAAGGCACAAGTTCGGTCACTTGGATTTTTTGGATTACTCGAGTCTATGCCTTGTATTACAGAGTTCAAGCTTCTTCGTGTCCTGAACCTTCAACTGTTCCGTCATGCTGGCGATGACGATGGCCCTGTAGACCTCACTGGAATTTCAGAAATGTTTCAACTGAGATATTTGAAGATTGCAGGTAATGTCTGCATAAAACTGCCAAACCATGTGCTACAATGTTTGGAAATACTGGATATTGCGGATGCAAGAGTTGCTTGTGTTCCACGAGATATCCATTTACCAAACTTGTTACACCTTGGTCTTCCTGTTGATAAAAATCTGCTGGATTGGATTAACAGCAGGATGTCTCTCAGTGTGGAGAGAGTACGGAAGCTGCAGGATCTTCacctgaccagatcttctgcactTTCTTCTGACCATCTGAATAGAAGCATGAGTTCTATTTTATCTTTACTTGGAGGACATGGCAACCTGAAAACTTTAGTAGTGGCTCATGGCTCATCGGCTAAAAATGCTCGTGGCGCTTCAGATGTCACCCTGTCATTGGATCTCCTGGCACCCCCACTTCTCCAGAGATTTGAATTCTCGCCACATAGCCATATCATGTTCTCGCGAATTCCTCTGTGGATTGAGAAACATGGCAACCTAAGAATTTTGAAGATTGCAGTGAGGGAACTGCAGATGAGTTGTGTTGATATCCTTAGAGGATCGCCTGCCCTCACTGCTCTCTCTCTGTATGTGGAGAAGGCGCCCTACGACAAGATCATCTTTGACAAGGCTGGGTTCTCAATTCTCAAGTACTTCAAGTTGAGGTTCACGAGTGACATAGCTTGGATAAAATTTGAGAAAGGTGCAATGCCTAATCTCTGGAAGCTCAAGATAGTTTTCAATGCCATCCCCTCTTTTGAAAAAGATGGTACTGCACTCATCAGCATCGAGCATATGCCAGGCCTTAAAGAGATCTCCACAAAATTTGGGGGTGAAGCTCCTGATCTAGAGTATGCCTTGAGGACCTTGGTTAGTAATCATCCGACCAATCCTATAATTAACATGCCATCAAATAAGACTCTGGGGGGAGAACAACCACATAGGAATCTGGAGGAAGAATCAGATGAGATTCTGAAGGAAGATCCATATGGGAATCTGGAGCAAGAATCGGATGAAATTCTGGAGGAACAAGAGCCAGATGAATACGATGAGAGATTAGAGAGGCGACAGGCTGATAAAAG GATTTCAAGGTCATCAGATCCATCTTCGCGTCTACATGTTCCAG TACCAGTTGGTGCTTCTGAGATGGGAAGTGAGCCTGATGTGGAAATCCCTGCGGCACCAACTACTAATGATAATACGATGTTGTCAGTCAATCTCGAAGCATTTGCTAAGGAAAATTATCCGAGCACTAACTTGGAAAGTTCTGTAAAGGAGATGGAAAGAGTGGCAGGTTTAGAGGATCATCAGATGGAAGATAGCACACAG AAGCCGGGCAAGATCGCTCTCCCCTCCCACGAGTCCACCATGGGCAGATTCCT CTGGGCTCCAGCGTGGGACAGGGACAGGATGCAGATCGGGATGTTCAAGGACGGCGACGGCAACCTGCTCGTCAACAAGGACGGCCTCCGCATCACCCCGCAGACCGAGGAAGGCGAG GCTCCTCCTATAGAGCCGTTAGATAACCATCAGTTGAGCATACATGATCTGGAAGCAATCAAAGTGATTGGGAAAGGTAGTAGTGGAACCGTGCAATTGGTGCGCCAGAAATGGACTGGCCAGTTTTTTGCTCTCAAG gttatacAACTCAATATTCAGGAAAGCATACGCAAGCAACTTGCCCAGGAGTTGAAATTAAGTTTGTCAACACAGTGCCAATATGTTGTCACATGCTATCAGTGTTTCTATGTCAATGGTGTTATTTCTATTGCTTTGGAGTATATGGATGGAGGCTCTCTGGCTGATTTCCTGATGACTGCTAGAACCGTTCCAGAGGCCTACCTTGCTGCAATTTGTAAGCAG GTGTTGAAAGGACTGATGTACTTGCATCATGAGAAGCGCGTTATACACCGAGATCTGAAACCATCGAATATACTAATAAATCATAGGGGTGAAGTAAAGATATCAGATTTTGGTGTTAGTGCCATCATTTCTAGTTCTTCTGCACAGCGAGATACATTTACTGGCACATTTAACTACATGGCG CCGGAAAGAATCAGTGGGCAGAAACATGGTTACATGAGTGATATATGGAGCTTGGGCCTAGTTATGCTGGAATGTGCCACTGGCAATTTCCCATATCCTCCTCGTGGTAGCTTTTATGAACTTCTTGAAGATGTTGTCGACCAACCATCACCTTCTGCACCATCAGACCAGTTTTCACCAGAGTTCTGTTCATTCATTTCTGCGTG TATGCAAAAAGAGGCCACAAATAGATCATCTGCACAAATCCTATCA GCTCATCCATTCCTCAGCATGTACGACGACCTGAATGTTGATCTTGCTGTCTACTTCAGGACTGCGGGATCTCCACTTGTCACCTTCAA GAATAAGTGA